The genomic DNA GCGAGGGCGGCGGCCGGGCGCTCCCCCGCCCAGTAGGGCTCCTCGAAGGGCAGCAGCGCGCCGCTCTTCACGTGCAGATGGCAGCGAGGATGCGCATCTCCCGCCGGCCCCGGACAGCGGTTGCCAGGGTCGTTGACCTGCGCCTACTCCAAGATCACTCCTACACCACTCGGCGGGACGCCATCCCTGCGGCACTCATGGGACCAGCAGCGCGGGCACCAGGAGGACGAAGGCCGCCCACTGGACGAGTGGCTGTGGCCAGCACTTTCACCTGGGGTGCGGGAGGGTTGTCAGCGGTGACCCAGCACGTTGACCACCCGTCCGCTGGGGTCACGGACGAAGAACCGCCTCACGCCCCACTCCTCGTCCTGCAAGGGGTGAATGATCTCCGCACCGTTCGCCCGCATGACCGCATAAGCCGCATCCACGTCGTCCACCTCAACACTCATGTCGGGAGCGACGGGCGCAGTCTCGTCGCTGGTCATGACGCTGATCTGCGCTGCCGGGCTGGACGGGGACGCGAGCGTCATGATCCAACCGTGGTTCATGACCTCCTCGAAGCCCAGCAGGCCGTAGAACTCCCGGCTCTCCTGCGTAGCCTCCGACTGGATGTTGGGCACGACACGACGAACGGCCATCGACGACTCCACACAAGAAGGAAGGTGTTCCTGTCTCCCCAGGAGTACTACGACACGCTGGCCCGTCTCAACGAAGTTTGATCGCTCCCATCGAAGTTCGACTGGCTCTGGCGACGCCGGCCTGGTGAAGCGGACGATGCCTGCCGTGTGCCCCGGTGGACGGGACGGCGATCCCATACGCCAGGATCATGCTCTCTGTTCACCACGTTCGAGGAAGCCCTGTGATCGTCCGCTTGAAGCCGCTGCCCGCTGAACTGCTCAAGAGCATGGTCACCCTGGCTAATACCGAATGGGACCAAGCAGGAATAGGGGCGTTCCTCCAGGAGCGCGGGTGGGAGGAGTCGGCCTGGCAAGGCTTCAACACGGACTCCGGCCACCAACTCGTGGCGGCAGACCCTGACTGGACACACGGCGGTCAGTCCCGCTTCTTCCTGCCCTTCTGTATTGCCGACGGGAGCGAGGACGCGGACGCGGGACCGCTTGGTGACGAGTGCGAGCTGGAGGGTTGGGAGGTCGTGGAAGACGGCTTCGACGACGTCTGGCATCAGGCATGCGCGACGGTGGTCGATGAGCTCGGAGTCGCCGACGTCACCGTCATGACCGAAGGGCACTCCAGGCGAATGGCTGCCTGGCGGGTCGGAACCGTCGCACTGGTCGTGGGGCAGAGCGAGGAGTTCACCTCCTACGGCGAACTGGACATGATCGCGATCTGGCTCGTTGCCCACCCGACCAGCGCCGACTGGCCGGACCCGCCCGCCTTCTACAGCTGGCTACTGGGCGAGGGCTGAAGCCCCCGGCCTGTCTCAACGAAGTTTGACCGCCCCCCATGATCTTGGCTCACTTCGAGGCGATCTCGCGGGTGGTTGGACTCGCACGGGTGTACGGCGATGAGGCTCTGTCGGCTTTCGACCTGGCCCTCCCGGGCCAGCGAACGATGGCCAACTGCCGACTGCGGCGCCGTGATCGTCCGCGCCGCCCACCGACCACGCGCCACGTGCTCAATGCGGTGCGGCGACAGAACCATACGCACAGCGCCGACGTTCCCCTCCAACTGACTCGCCCAGCTCTTGCGACAGGAGCAGCAGCGGCCCCTGACCGGCAGCGCCCGAGCGCCTGGATGAGTCGTCCCCCGCACCGATTCGAGCCGGGCAGTGAGGCCGTCGGTGTGGGACTCCCGTTGGTGCGCCTCTACGTGCCGGCCGGCACCGCCTTGGCGGGGATCAAGGCTCTGCTCGTTCATGGCGAGGTGGAGGGGTGATGGCCCCAGCGACGCCGGTGCGCAGGGCGGGACACTGGGGGGCGCCCGCAGAGCCCCTACCATCGGAGCGCATGATTCCCTGCTCCCCCCGCGGTCGCGTGAGCAGCAGCCAGCGAGGAGAACCAATGGCACGTCCCAGCGAATTCGGTGACCAGCGACTGGCAGCCGAAGGCGAGATCGCCGTCGCCCGGCTCGCGATGGACGCAGGCGACCTCCCGCACGCGGCCTCGCACCTGGCCGACGCCATGGCAACAGATCCCGCACTGCCCGACGTCCACGAGGCCCTCGCCGAGTTCTGCGCCCACGCCGGCGGCCCAGCGGCAGCCGTGGAGTACTTCCCGACCGTCGGCGAGGCGTCCCTGGGAGCAGCGGCCTGTTTTGCGCATGTGAGTGCGGCGGCCGGTGACTGGGAGGGCGCGTTGGAGGCGCTGGCTGTGGTGATGGAGGCCGAGCCTGCTCGGCCGTGGGCCGGGGCGGCCTGGCTGTTGCGCGAGGACCTGCCGGAGCTGATCGCGCCGGAGGCTGTGGTTCGTGCGGTCGCCCGTGCGACGGGCGCGCTGCGGGAGCCGCCAGCCGGGGATGTGCGGACGGCTCTGGTGCCGTTGGACCGGTTCGTGACCGCGGTGCTGGACAGGCATCCCGATCATGCTGCTCTGCTGGCGCTCTCCTCCGCACTGCCCCGCCTGCTCGGGGCCGACGGCCTGACCGTCGACCGGGCCGAGCGGGCGTACCGGATCAGCCCCGGGCGTGTGGAGGCCGTCATGTACGGCTGGGTACTGCGCGCCGACGGTAGAGCGGACGAGGCGCTGGCCGTGTGGGAGGCGGCGCTCGAGGAGGGGCCGTTCGACGGTCATCTGGCGGGTGAGGTGGCCGGACTGTACGCGGCCACCGGCCACCCCGAGGCCGGACTCGCCTGGATAGAGCGCGCACTCGACCATGAGCCCGACCATCCGATGGCCGCACCACTGCTGCACGGCCTGCACCACCAGATCGGCAGCGGCACGGAGCACCTGCTCGCCCTCGCCGACCACGCCCGCGCCCACCCCGGCCACGACCTAGATGATTGATGCCAAGGGCTCGCTGGCACGCATGACATGAAGCGAGGGAGTCCAAAGGTCGGTTGTGACGCCTAACCTGGACTCCCTCGCGACCGCACTCTACGTGAAGACCGACGACCTGCTGAAGGAATCGCCGTACCTGGCGCCGTGGCGCCCCGCTGTCGGCATCGCACCCCGGCTCACGGACGCGGAACTGGTCACCCTCGCGGTGATGCAGGCACTCCTCGGCTTCACCTCCGAACGCCGCTGGATCCGCCACGCCTCGTCCCATCTGCGGCACCTGTTCCCCTACCTGCCCGGGCAGTCCGGCTACAACCGGCGGCTGCGCAAGGCCGCCGACCTGATCGCCCAGGTCAACCGCCTCCTCGCGACGGACACCTCCCTGTGGACCGACACCGTGTGGGTCGTCGACTCCACGCCGGTGGAGTGCGGGCGCTCCCGCGAGACCGCAAAGCGCTCGGACCTGGCCGGATGGGCCGAGTACGGCTACTGCGCCAGCCACTCCCGGTACTTCTGGGGCCTGCGCCTGCACCTGGTGTGCACCCTGCAGGGCCTGCCCGTCGCCTTCACTCTCACCGGAGCGAAGGCCGACGAGCGGCAGACCCTGCTCGGCATGCTCCACACCGAACCCGGCCTCGTCGCTGCCCGCCCGGGCCAGACCCTCATCGCCGACCGGCACTACTACGGCCGCGCCTTCGAACACGAACTGGCTGAGTGGGGCGTCCACCTGCTGCGGCCGGCCCGCAGGGGCGAACCCCCGCGAGCCGGATCCGCCCTGTTCAAACCGCTCCGACAGGTCATCGAGTCCGTCAACCAGACCTTCAAGGCCCAACTCGACCTCGAACGCCACCAAGGCCGCACCCCGGGCGGTGTCATGGCCCGCGTCCTACAACGCATCCTCGCCCTGACCTGCGCGATCTGGCACAACGACCGCACCGGCCAGCCCATCATGCGCTCGCTGACCGCCTATGACCACTAACCCTTCGCATCATTCATCTAGCGGACGAACTCCTCGCCCGCTACAGCCGCCAGGTGCCATGGCTGGGCATCGTGCACCCGGTCGTCGATCCGTCGATCGAGGTCCTCACCCTCACCGGCGACTCCTACCGCACCCGCCAGCGGCGCGAGCTTCTCGCGAGGGAGAACCGCGCCAGCCGCGACTGATCCAGCCCCGGCTACTGAAAACCGGTGGTCACAGGGACCACCGACAATACAGACGCAGGCCGGCAGAATCAGCTCGCTGAGCCAGACCCGCCAAGGCCTCCAGGATTCCGAGCGCCGCCTGAGCATCAACCTGACACTGCAGCAGTTCGGCTGTCATGGACCACGGCTCGGCAACGCGCAGCAGGTCAGCGGGCGCTGCCGCAGCGAGGGCCTCGCCCAGGGTCTCCGACAGGCTGAACACCAGCACGGCGTCGTTCTCCGGAGACGACAGCAGCTGCCCCGACCGCGGGCGCTGGCTGGCCTCCTCATAGGTGCAGTCCGTAAGGATGGCTTCGAGCTGGGCGATGGCGACGACCGGGTCGATGTTCTTGAGGAAGACCACGTCGAGCGCGGCCTCGGCCGACCCTCCGGGCCGCTCTGCCACGGCGACGGCGGCCTGGTCGTCAGCAGCAGAGAAGTAATCGCACAGCGTCATGGCGACGAGTCTCGCATCCATCGCCGACAGCCCGGCTTGTCCGGAGCAAGGTCAGCAGACCCGAGTCGCCAACTACGCAAAGGGGTCAACTTTCGGAGACCGTTGACAAGGTCGCCCGAGCGGATCGAAGCCGGCCGATGGAGGCACAGGCCCGGGAACGGGAGGCCGGCCACGTGGAGGACTCCGGGCTTCGCCCCGAGTGGGAGGCGACCAAATCGCCGCCCTCGTCAGCGCCAAGGGGATGGACGGCCTACGACATGGCTCTCGACGGGCCGGCCCAGCCGCGGATCGCGGAGCGCGAAGCTCGGCTTGCGGCCCGGCAGAACCTGGCGCAGCGGGTGCGCCGGGGCCGGCGGGCAGCTGTGGAGCCTCGGGTGCTGCCTGCCGTGGGTCTGTGTCGCCTCAGCTTGCGGGCCCGAGTCCTTCCGGGAGAGCGGCCACCAGGACGGCGACGGCTTCCTCCGGCGTCTCGGTGCGGACGAGTGGCACTCCCTTGTCCCAGACCCCGTACAGCCCCTCGTCGTACGGGTGGATGGCGTACCCGACCCGCGCCTTCCAGGAGTCCCTGATGCTCGTGGAGAACCAGAGGTTGAAGTGACTGTTGACCGGCATCAGCCGGCTGAGCACCGGCTGGGCGTACGCCGCCGCCAGCAGCGCGTGCGGGCGCAGGTGCCGGTCGTAAGGCGGCATGTGGATGCGGTCGAGCTTGGAGTGCCACGCCAACTCGACCGGGCCGAACGGCTCGCGCGGATTCCACCGCATGTCAGCGGGCATGCGGAGAAGGTGGACGAGCACGAGCACCAGGAGCACGAGGCCGACCCGGACCGGACCGAGGCGTCGTAGCCGGCGTCCATCACCACCAGCACCTCCACCAAGGACCAGCGGGCAGCAGGCCGCCAAGCAGACGGCGCAGGATCCGCGGCAGACCGGCTGGGACGCCACCCGGCAGGCCCGCGACCAGCTCGGCGACTGACACGGTGTCTCGCCTGTCAGCCCGGCCCCGGATGCGCGCGGCGTCCGGGGCCTTGCTGCACCGTCCGCCAGGTCGTCCCGCAAGCGAATCGTTCGACAACCGACGGGGTCAGTAGTAGTGGCGGCGTCCGCCGACGGCGTGGCCGAGGGCGCCGGCGACCCACAGGATCAGGCCGATGACGGCGAGGATGATGCCGATGGTCCACAGGATCGAGATCCCGGTGACGAAGCCGATGATGAGCAGAATGACGCCGAGGACGATCACGGTGGCCTCC from Kitasatospora terrestris includes the following:
- a CDS encoding VOC family protein translates to MAVRRVVPNIQSEATQESREFYGLLGFEEVMNHGWIMTLASPSSPAAQISVMTSDETAPVAPDMSVEVDDVDAAYAVMRANGAEIIHPLQDEEWGVRRFFVRDPSGRVVNVLGHR
- a CDS encoding IS982 family transposase produces the protein MTPNLDSLATALYVKTDDLLKESPYLAPWRPAVGIAPRLTDAELVTLAVMQALLGFTSERRWIRHASSHLRHLFPYLPGQSGYNRRLRKAADLIAQVNRLLATDTSLWTDTVWVVDSTPVECGRSRETAKRSDLAGWAEYGYCASHSRYFWGLRLHLVCTLQGLPVAFTLTGAKADERQTLLGMLHTEPGLVAARPGQTLIADRHYYGRAFEHELAEWGVHLLRPARRGEPPRAGSALFKPLRQVIESVNQTFKAQLDLERHQGRTPGGVMARVLQRILALTCAIWHNDRTGQPIMRSLTAYDH
- a CDS encoding DUF6193 family natural product biosynthesis protein — encoded protein: MPADMRWNPREPFGPVELAWHSKLDRIHMPPYDRHLRPHALLAAAYAQPVLSRLMPVNSHFNLWFSTSIRDSWKARVGYAIHPYDEGLYGVWDKGVPLVRTETPEEAVAVLVAALPEGLGPAS
- a CDS encoding DUF6131 family protein, with the translated sequence MIVLGVILLIIGFVTGISILWTIGIILAVIGLILWVAGALGHAVGGRRHYY